GCGGCTGGCGTGCCATTGATACCGGGTTATCATGGTGACAATCAAGATGCAGAGTTTTTAAAGCAGCAAGCAGATAGCATTGGCTATCCAGTACTGATTAAAGCCAGTGCGGGTGGTGGCGGTAAAGGCATGCGTATCGTTGAGCAGAGCAGCGATTTTATTGACCTGTTAGACTCCTGTCGTCGTGAAGCGATTACCAGCTTTGGTAATGATCAGGTATTGGTCGAAAAATACGCCCTAAAACCACGCCATATCGAAATCCAAGTATTTGGTGATACACATGGCAACTATGTGCATCTGTTTGAGCGTGATTGCTCGGTACAACGTCGCCATCAAAAGGTATTAGAGGAAGCGCCAGCTCCAGGTGTTGACGCTACCATGCGTGAAGCGATGGGAACAGCGGCAATCGAAGCCGCACGTGCGGTTAGTTATTTTGGTGCAGGCACGGTTGAATTTATCGTTGAACAGCGCGAAGGTTCTATGAATTTTTATTTCATGGAGATGAATACCCGTTTGCAAGTTGAGCATCCAGTCAGTGAAGCCATTACTGGCGTCGATTTGGTCGAGTGGCAACTCTTGGTCGCCGCGGGTAAGCCATTACCTAAGCAGCAAGATGAGCTGGCGATTAATGGTCATGCGATTGAAGCGCGTATCTGTGCTGAAAACCCTGACAATGGTTTTTTGCCAGCGACAGGTACTTTATTTACTTATCAAAAACCTGAGCACAGCACCTTTAACATTACCGATGTACGTATCGATGATGGGGTGCGTGAGGGCGATGTGATTAGCCCATTCTACGACTCTATGATCGCTAAGCTTATCGTTCATGCGCCCACTCGCGAGCAAGCATTGGCTAAACTCGATCGAGCACTCGGACAAACACGCATCGTTGGTTTGCCGACTAACGTGGCATTTTTACGCTATATTCTAAATACTGAGTCATTTAGTCAAGCCAATCTCGATACCGCATTGATAGAGCGTGAGGCGGACGAGCTGTTTAATCAGCATCCGCTTCAGTTATCGACGCTTGCTGTGACAGCCATTGCTCAGCAGCTTGCCAGTGAAGTGATTGCACAAGACGCAGATGCAGATCCGTTTAGTAAGCCTACTGGTTTCCGTGCTTATAATGCCTATGCGAGATCGTTTAGCTTGATATATGATGAGCAAGCTTATAGCGCCCGTATTAGTAATTGGCACAACGCACATTATTCTGACAGTAAAAAGAGTGCTGAAAATACCAGCAGCTTTACGTTGGTCATTGAAAAAGAGATTGCGAGTAACGATACCCAGGATAATGTCAATGTAGCCGCTCAGACAGAAAGTGTTTATGAAGGTGAAGTTAGCTACGCCAGCAGTGACTCGCATAATCATACTTTATGGTTAGATGGCGTACGTACTAATGCCCAAAGTTGGGTACATAATGAGACCGTTTATGTGTTCACAGATAGCGGTCGGGACGAGATTACGCTGATTGATATCATGGCGCACGTAGGCGAAGAGTCTGCAGCGGTCGGTAGTTTAAAATCGCCAATGCCAGGACAGGTCGTTGCCTTCAAAGTAGCTGTCGGCGATAGCGTGAAGAAAGGCGAGCCACTCGCCGTTATCGAAGCGATGAAAATTGAACATACCATTACCGCACCGACTGATGGCGTGGTGGCAGAGTTGTTATTTGCTGCGGGCGACTCGGTTGCTGATGGTGATGAGTTACTGCGCATCGACACAGAAGCTAGCGAAGCTTAAAAACCTAAGTATAAGAACAATGAAAGGATAATAACCATGAGCCATTCGTATCCAGAGCACGTCACCATCGTGGATGTCAGCCCACGTGATGGCTTACAAAATGAATCGATGACAGTACCGACTGCCATTAAGCAAACGCTTATCAACGATTTAATCGCGGCAGGCGTCAAAAAGCTTGAGGCGACCAGCTTTGTCTCGCCAAAATGGGTGCCGCAAATGGGCGACAACAGTGAGCTGATGACCGTGCTTGCAGATAATAAGCGTGATGACGTTATTTATTCGGTACTCGTGCCAAATATGCGCGGTTTTGAAAATGCCATCGTACATCGTCCTGATGAAATCGTTATCTTTGGCTCAGCTAGTGAGACCTTTAGTCAAAAAAACATCAATTGCAGTATCGATGAAAGTATTGAACGTTTTGCACCCGTTGCTGCTGCTGCAAAAGAGCAGGGCATCAAGGTACGCGGCGTTATCTCTTGCACGGTCGGCTGTCCTTATGAAGGCGAGATTGCTCCTAGCCAAGTGGCTTATGTGACTAAGCGCTTGGTTGAGATTGGTTCAGAACAGATTGGTATTGCTGATACGATTGGTGTTGGTACGCCGCTGAAAGTACAGCGCGCGCTACAAGCCGCATTAGAATATGCCGACATCGCTATGCTATCAGGACATTTTCATGATACTTATGGTCAAGCAGTCAGTAATACCTTAGCCGCACTACAGATGGGCGTCAGCGAATTCGATACCTCAGTGGCTGGGCTTGGCGGTTGTCCGTATGCCAAAGGCGCAACGGGTAATGTCGCAACCGAAGATGTAGTCTATATGCTGCACGGTATGGGTATTAGCACTGGTATTGACTTGGATAAACTGGTCGTCGCTGGCGAGCGTATCAGTGAGTTTCTAGGTCGTCGTAATGGGTCAAGCGTGGCGCGTGCGTTGATTAATAAGCGTCAGTCCTAATTAAATGCGCTGAAAATACAGTGGCTTTAAAGACGAATTAATATTTAAAACATCAAAATACAAGGAATAGTTATGAGTTTACCTGGATTGAATTTTCAGCTTGGCGAAGATATCGACGCGTTACGTGATGTGGTACAGCAGTTTGCGGCTAATGAAATAGCCCCGCGTGCGGCTGAGATTGACAGCAGCGATGAATTCCCAATGGATTTGTGGCAAAAGATGGGTGATTTAGGTCTACATGGTATCACTGTTCCTGAAGAGTACGGTGGTGCTGATATGGGCTACGTCGCTCATATGGTCGCAATGGAAGAGATTAGCCGCGCTTCTGCGTCCGTGGCGCTGAGCTACGGTGCGCACTCTAATCTTTGTATCAACCAAATTAAACGCAATGGTTCAGAGGAACAAAAGCAAAAATATCTGCCGAAACTCATTAGCGGTGAATTCATTGGTGCTCTCGCGATGAGTGAAACGGGCGCTGGCTCAGATGTGGTCAGTATGAAGCTAAAAGCCGAAGAAAAAGACGGCGGCTACATTTTAAACGGTAGTAAAATGTGGATTACCAATGGTCCTGATGCGGATGTGATGGTGGTTTATGCCAAAACTAATC
The nucleotide sequence above comes from Psychrobacter sp. P2G3. Encoded proteins:
- a CDS encoding acetyl/propionyl/methylcrotonyl-CoA carboxylase subunit alpha encodes the protein MFSKILIANRGEIACRVAATAKRLGVSTVAVYSDADREAKHVAVCDEAVYLGGSSPKDSYLKGDAIIAIAKETGAEAIHPGYGFLSENADFAQACQDAGLVFIGPSADAIRAMGGKSESKRLMEAAGVPLIPGYHGDNQDAEFLKQQADSIGYPVLIKASAGGGGKGMRIVEQSSDFIDLLDSCRREAITSFGNDQVLVEKYALKPRHIEIQVFGDTHGNYVHLFERDCSVQRRHQKVLEEAPAPGVDATMREAMGTAAIEAARAVSYFGAGTVEFIVEQREGSMNFYFMEMNTRLQVEHPVSEAITGVDLVEWQLLVAAGKPLPKQQDELAINGHAIEARICAENPDNGFLPATGTLFTYQKPEHSTFNITDVRIDDGVREGDVISPFYDSMIAKLIVHAPTREQALAKLDRALGQTRIVGLPTNVAFLRYILNTESFSQANLDTALIEREADELFNQHPLQLSTLAVTAIAQQLASEVIAQDADADPFSKPTGFRAYNAYARSFSLIYDEQAYSARISNWHNAHYSDSKKSAENTSSFTLVIEKEIASNDTQDNVNVAAQTESVYEGEVSYASSDSHNHTLWLDGVRTNAQSWVHNETVYVFTDSGRDEITLIDIMAHVGEESAAVGSLKSPMPGQVVAFKVAVGDSVKKGEPLAVIEAMKIEHTITAPTDGVVAELLFAAGDSVADGDELLRIDTEASEA
- a CDS encoding hydroxymethylglutaryl-CoA lyase; this translates as MSHSYPEHVTIVDVSPRDGLQNESMTVPTAIKQTLINDLIAAGVKKLEATSFVSPKWVPQMGDNSELMTVLADNKRDDVIYSVLVPNMRGFENAIVHRPDEIVIFGSASETFSQKNINCSIDESIERFAPVAAAAKEQGIKVRGVISCTVGCPYEGEIAPSQVAYVTKRLVEIGSEQIGIADTIGVGTPLKVQRALQAALEYADIAMLSGHFHDTYGQAVSNTLAALQMGVSEFDTSVAGLGGCPYAKGATGNVATEDVVYMLHGMGISTGIDLDKLVVAGERISEFLGRRNGSSVARALINKRQS